The Stenotrophomonas rhizophila genome has a window encoding:
- a CDS encoding endonuclease/exonuclease/phosphatase family protein: protein MLSAFRRPALLALIALALPLGCALAKAPEPLRVMSFNVRTPVDTEPNKRWEDRRDAMVALLREQHPVVFGTQELKTNQADYLVQHLPGYRWFGEPRGPGDNEEHMGVFYDSAALKVVESGNFWLSDTPEVAGSITWGNLMPRMVTWALFERAADGKRFYLYNTHLPYRDEDEPRRVLGAKLITQRLAALPKDIPVVVTGDFNSEPGSTTYAAFTTGLADARKLARKVEGPRLTFQNFSDTPTAEIDWILVRGFGVNRFATLDQKPGGVVPSDHYPVLAELVFPAASTP from the coding sequence ATGCTGTCTGCTTTTCGTCGTCCGGCCCTGCTGGCCCTGATCGCGCTGGCGTTGCCGCTCGGCTGCGCCCTGGCCAAGGCGCCCGAGCCGCTGCGGGTGATGTCATTCAATGTCCGCACCCCGGTGGACACCGAGCCGAACAAGCGCTGGGAGGACCGTCGCGATGCGATGGTGGCGCTGCTGCGCGAGCAGCACCCGGTGGTGTTCGGTACCCAGGAGCTCAAGACCAACCAGGCCGACTACCTGGTGCAGCACCTGCCCGGCTACCGGTGGTTCGGCGAGCCGCGTGGGCCCGGCGACAATGAGGAGCACATGGGCGTGTTCTACGACAGCGCCGCATTGAAGGTGGTCGAATCGGGCAATTTCTGGCTGTCCGATACACCGGAGGTGGCCGGCAGCATCACCTGGGGCAACCTGATGCCGCGCATGGTGACCTGGGCGCTGTTCGAACGTGCCGCCGACGGCAAGCGCTTCTACCTGTACAACACCCACCTGCCCTACCGCGATGAAGACGAGCCGCGCCGCGTACTGGGCGCCAAGCTGATCACCCAGCGCCTGGCCGCACTGCCGAAGGACATCCCGGTGGTGGTCACCGGCGATTTCAACAGCGAACCGGGCAGCACCACGTATGCGGCGTTCACCACTGGGCTGGCCGATGCCCGCAAGCTGGCACGCAAGGTCGAAGGCCCGCGCCTGACCTTCCAGAACTTCAGCGATACGCCCACCGCCGAGATCGACTGGATCCTGGTCCGCGGCTTTGGTGTGAACCGATTCGCTACGCTGGACCAAAAACCGGGCGGCGTGGTGCCGTCGGACCACTACCCGGTCCTGGCAGAACTGGTGTTCCCGGCCGCGTCCACGCCTTGA